AGGCAGTGTAACAACATTCGCCACAAATGTGAAACCTGGATTGGGAAGTTACGCCGATGTTTTGAACAGAGTTGATTCAAAAATAGGAAAATACTTTATGTCGATTCCTTCTGTGAAAGGGGTTTTTATAGGCAAAGAAGATGTGAGTATCCCTGGATCTGAATTCCAAGATCCTTTCAAAGTGGAAAATAGTGATATACGCAGAACCAAGAATTACGCAGGTGGCATAGAAGCAGGGATAACCAATGGAGAAAATATAATGGTCACTACATACTTCAAACCTATTTCTACACTTGCAAATCCTCTTCCTTCTGTTGATCTTAAAACCAAAGAACCAAAAGAAGCACCTTACATAAGATCTGATTCTGTTGTTATTCCTGCTGCGACGGTAATAACAGAATGTACCCTTGCTATTATATTAATGGAAGAAATTATAGACGGATTTGGAAACGATAATATTGAACTCATAAAAGACAGATACTTCAAGAAATATGGTGATATTCGATGAAAATTTTCTTAGTAGGAATGATGGGATCTGGAAAAACGACCCTTGCAAAAAAGATTGCAAAAGTGCTTTCCATACCCCATATCGACATAGATGAAGAAATCGAAAAAAACGAAAATCTTAAAATAAAAGACATCTTTGAAAGATACGGTGAAGAATACTTCAGGAAATTGGAAAACGACATTCTCGAAAAATTAGCAGAAAACACTCAATCCATAGTTGTATCAACTGGGGGAGGAATAATCTTAAACGCTAAAAATAGAACCATATTGAAAAAAGAAAATGCCATATACCTGAGTGTCGCTCCTGAAAAGCTTAAAGATCGTGTAAGTTTAGAAAATAGGCCCCTTCTAGCAAACAACAAAGAAAATATTATAAAGATATACCAAGATCGAAAAGAATTATACGAACAATTCAAAACGGTCGATATCACAAATTTGACCGAATGGGAATCGGTTGCTAAAATCCTCTACCAATACGATATCAAAAACAACGCTGAAATAGATTCATCTTTTCAAAAAGTATCAATAAATGCGGGAAGCCTAAAGTCTCTCCCCCCAGATTCTATAGTTTTTACCAGCGAAAAGGTCAATGAACTATACGGAGAGTACCTGCCACAGAAAAAACTTGTCTTACCGAACGGGGAAAAAACAAAAGACATCTCTTTTGTAATAAGGGCTTACGAATATCTACTTGAAAACAATGTCTCTAGAGATAACTTACTTCTTGGGATTGGCGGAGGAACTATAACCGATTTTACAGGTTTTGTTGGTTCCACTTACAAAAGAGGAATGAACTTTTCATTTTACCCTACGACACTTCTTTCTCAGATCGATGCTGCAATAGGCGGAAAAAATGGAATAGATTTCAAAAAATACAAAAATGTCGTGGGAACAATAAACTTACCCAAAGAAGTGGTTATAGATCCGCTTTCCATATTATCTTTAGATGACGAAACATTCATAGAAGGTTTAATCGAAGGTTATAAAATGGCATTGATCTCAGGGAATGATTTTTATAAGTACTTTAAAGAGAATTTGCAAGAAATACTCAACAGGAATCTATATAAATTATCTTTCTTTATTAAAAGATCCGTAGAGGAAAAACTTCGTATAGTGGAACAAGATTTCAAAGATACGGGGTTGAGAAGTTGTTTAAATCTTGGACACACTTTAGGTCACGCCTTTGAAGCTACTACGGGAATCGCACATGGCTTATCCGTAGGATGGGGTTTGATCAAAGAAATAGAATTTTTTTACAAGAAAAAATATTTGAAAGAAAAAGATTATCTAGAAATTAAAGACACATTAGAAACACTTGTTCCTGAAAAAGTTAAAAACATTCAAATAGGAGAAAAAGACATATATTATTATTTATCAAATGACAAAAAAATAGGTGCAAATCAAAAAATAAAGCTGCCAATTTTAAAGTCACCGGGAAATGTCATAATAGAAGA
The DNA window shown above is from Petrotoga mexicana DSM 14811 and carries:
- the aroB gene encoding bifunctional shikimate kinase AroK/3-dehydroquinate synthase AroB, producing the protein MKIFLVGMMGSGKTTLAKKIAKVLSIPHIDIDEEIEKNENLKIKDIFERYGEEYFRKLENDILEKLAENTQSIVVSTGGGIILNAKNRTILKKENAIYLSVAPEKLKDRVSLENRPLLANNKENIIKIYQDRKELYEQFKTVDITNLTEWESVAKILYQYDIKNNAEIDSSFQKVSINAGSLKSLPPDSIVFTSEKVNELYGEYLPQKKLVLPNGEKTKDISFVIRAYEYLLENNVSRDNLLLGIGGGTITDFTGFVGSTYKRGMNFSFYPTTLLSQIDAAIGGKNGIDFKKYKNVVGTINLPKEVVIDPLSILSLDDETFIEGLIEGYKMALISGNDFYKYFKENLQEILNRNLYKLSFFIKRSVEEKLRIVEQDFKDTGLRSCLNLGHTLGHAFEATTGIAHGLSVGWGLIKEIEFFYKKKYLKEKDYLEIKDTLETLVPEKVKNIQIGEKDIYYYLSNDKKIGANQKIKLPILKSPGNVIIEEIKIKEGEIF